DNA sequence from the Callospermophilus lateralis isolate mCalLat2 chromosome 2, mCalLat2.hap1, whole genome shotgun sequence genome:
TAAATGAACTAGAATTCCAGTGGTTTTAAATATAAGCTTAATAGGCATTGATACTCAAGAAATAGATGGAAATATTTGCAATTGTCCATTATAATAGTAGAAAATATTGTCCCCTGATGAAGCAAAATATCATTGATATTCATAAACACCTTTCCAGTAGGGATAGAAAATCTGAGAAACTAtttcagtaaaatatatttttgagggACCATAATTAGGCCTAATACTGAGTATTTCcaataaataacataaagtaCACTTGTTAAAAAGTTGATTTGCTAAAAATAATCTCATAACCAACCATTGAAAAAGTAGGAACCTAGAGCTGAAGCAATCCAATTTtctatggaaaataaaaaatgtaaaccgaGAATTCAAAATTGAGGCTGAAAGTTAATGCTTCACATGTTCATACCCAATATTTACCTAGTTGTAaatttaggaaaaagttgttttcCTTTGTTTAATAAAAAACCCAACTTGGTTCAGAACCTATGAAACTTCTTTGAGAAACTTGAACTTTAATGCAAATACACAAAGAAAGATTTAAATTGATGGTATCTTAGAGATTGCTGATTATATCACTTCCAAAATCGCAAACATTAACTCTTGCACTGTGAAAAAGAAATCATGGCTCTCTAAAGCTCAATTCTATCTGACCAACTCTTGTTTGTTAGTACTCCTTTtcctggttgggttttcttatgtaaCACATGAAAAACACATTGACTTCATGGAAGATAGACAAGATGCATGCAAGATTGAACCTATGACAAACTGATGGTATGTTGCAGAACATTCTCTCCTCATTCATTTGATCTCAAAGGCTATTGTGAGAGTAGACTTTGGTTATATGTGAGCTGTCATCTGTGGTCTTGAAGTTGTTGCGGATGTTTGAGCATCAGAGCTTCTAAGTTTGAGGTGGGTTTtgagaattaaattagaaatagttCATATTATATTACTTAAGTTACTGAAGTTTGAAATCACATCAATAATTCTATTAAATACTGAAAAAATGTTAATAATCTCAGGTTGAATATCTAATAGCTAATGAGGTTAAAATCGTTTTCTCATATGAAGCAAAGCACCTTAAAATCAttgcaaataaattttatttttacctttgAAAAGGTTTAAATCATTCTGAAGGACAAAACATCTTTTTCCTAAATTTACAACTAGGTAAATAttattatctatttttaaatttaatattcagcataattttatatataacaatttatgagtttatgaaataaattaaaggttaCTCTACAAATTCAGATATTAATGTcacttaaatgtaaaaaaaatttctaagtgtGATTCTTAGCTTAAATTTTGTCACTCTTAATTGTGCATTGAATAAAAATGTTAAGTTCATACTTTTAATGTACAGAGgtacatatatagatataaaatatagctgtcttaaaaaattttaataatttttttcattagGAATAAACTTATTAAAAGGATCTGATAGAGGGTGGGGTTGATGGGGAGAAGTGGAaggaaaacaataatgaaaaccaaaataGTTGAGAAACACTGCTGAAAACCCAAGTAGACAATGCATAAAGGGAAGGAAAAACAGAAGTAGAAAGTTGTGGGAATGACATTCAGAAAATGGTATGTAGTGTGTTCTCTATTTAAGACATAGACACAAAGCAAAGTCTTCAGAGAACCTAGAGGCAAAGGTCCAAGACCACCCATCTCAGGAAGCCCTGCAGCATCTGCAAGATCCCCAATGGCTTTGCCCTTGGCTTTGCTACTGACCTTAGTGTTGATCATCTGCAAGTCCACCTGCTCCCTGAGCTGTGACCTGCCTCAGATCTACAACCTGGGTCTTGAAACTCCTGATGGAAATGAGGAGGAGCCCTGACACTCCTGGAAAAAATGAGGAGAATTCCCACTTTCTCCTGCCTGAACTACAGAAAGGACTTTGCCTTTCCCCAGGAGCAGTTGGAGGATGAGCAGGTGCAGAAGGCTCAAGCTGTTGCTGTTCTCCACCAGATGACCCAGCAAGTCTTCAACCTCTTCAGCACCCAGGAGGCCTCTGCTGCTTGGAACCAGACTCTCCTGGACACCTTCCTCAGTGACCTCCATCAGCAGCTGGATGACCTGAAAGACTGTGGGACCCAGCAGGTGGGGGTGGAAGAGGCTCCCCTGAGGGCTGTGAGGAAATACTTCCACAggatcactgtctacctgaaggaGAAGAAATACCTGCCTTGTGCCTGGGAGGTGGTCAGAACAGAAATCATGAAATCCTTCTCTTCATCAGCCAACCTGTATGGAAGACTAAGGAGCATGGAATGAGACctggtccagcagggaaatgcctCTCACCTACGAACACACCCTACCACACTCCCACAAGTTCTTCCTTTTCAAAGACTCTCGTTCCTGCTGGAATTGTGACAAAAATTCATCCAATTTGTCAGATGTGTTCAGAAGTTTAGGCAACATTGTGTTCAAATCTACAGGGACTAGTTCCTTACATCCCTGCCGATGTATCTATTAtctatttaaatatttgtttatctacttataaaattaatttatttttacataaaattaTCTATAACTTTACACTGTGATTAATAAAACACTTTCTTGATATTTAAtcaatttattttggtttttatttaaattttactgTAGATACTTCttgaattttaaattctttaCATTCCTGCATGTGGGTGAGGGGTTACATAAATATTTCTTTTCATCATTTTTCATTTCTATCTCAATGGAATTGgacttaatttttaaatgttcatttCAATGTAGAGTTCATTTCATCcatatcattatttttttattttccaatcaagCTAACCATGGTTGCCTTTGGATAAGTTGagattaatataaaataaatgcaaatctGGATATGATGAAAGaatagaatgaaaatgaaaaaagaagaagaagaagaagtataCAATGGTACTTCTCTTACTTGTCCTTCTACCAACTCCAGTGCTTAGGAATTCTGATTTCTCTCTCACTGATTTTGCCAATCCCATCTATTTTCCCACTTCTGTGATGACTTCAATACACACAACAGCTTATTGATATTCTTCTTTGATTGATTAatctatttttaaatgatatgtaaaaaaccataaaaattgtTCATGTTAATGGAATACTGTGTTATTTTTGACACATGTATACACTGTGTATACATGTTTAAATGTTTAAATATGTTTagtgtttaaatcaggttaaacagaTCTCCTTGAACATTTATCATGTCTCTGTTGTGAACACCCTCGAGATCCCTCCCTCCAGCTTTTTCAAATGCACAGGAGGTTAGTGCCATGTACAATCACCATGTCCTGCAATTGCCCACCAGCTTCTTGCTCCTTTCCATTTGTACTGTGGCTTCCATTGATCAGCCTTTCCCATCTTTCCTCACTTTTCACTTTCTCTGATCTCTGGTAACCACCAGTCACTCTCAATTTCTATAAGATCAACTTTCTCTATTTTGCATTTGAGTGAGATCCTATGGCACTtgtcttcctgtgtttggtttatttcacttaattgacataatgatctccagttctatccaagcTGCAAATCACAGGCTTAAATTCTTtatttcatcaggattttattttatttataaaatgtctaaaacatttatattttatttataaataaaaaaggagaacTTATATTTTTTTGGTGCAGATTCCTTAGGAATCATTTTAGAAACTCTAATTGAAtcttatgtacattattttaaGATCAAATAGATTCATTATCCTAAATCTCATTACCACTACTATACAACAATTTTAGGAAATATAGGTTTTAATACTATTATTCAAAAAATTGCTCATTTTCTATCAGAGATAGATGTGCCAAgaattcttcttttctatttcttcttttttttctacattaagatttcatctGTATGTATGGTGATGATTTTATAAAACCTTAAACTATTAGGGATTAAGAATAAATTAATCTGCAATAACTATAATAGTCTGGGACCCTTCCTCCATAAAATGGAAAAtgaaattggattaaaaaaagaaatctcatCTGGAATGTCTAAAGTAAAAAGCAAGTTTGAGTAAACACTAgaccaaaaaaataagaaagataatATCATAGCATTTCTCACTAAAAGACAGCAAACAAGAATAtgttatattaggattaaaatgcatcaaatttcaaaatatgaaacataattACTTATGACATGCAGTACAAGATTCTGCACTAAGTCTAGATTTTACTTGTATCTAAGTTTGATTCTGGGCAATTCATTAAACCTCTCTGTGACTCAAATTTTCACAATGTAAAATAGGGTGGGAATATTTCTATAGTTGTGCATATCAAACTGAAACATTTATCAGAGTTTCTTCCATTAGTGAGAGCTTAATGTGaggacaactgtcttatattctataaaaaaatatataaaaataatgacctttttaattctttttgtgtTTCTATTAGTAAAAtgacaacaattttaaaaatagaaatggaaGTTGTCCTGGAGAAGACTTGCATTAGATATATTTGACATTGAAAATAACTAATGAATATTCAAACTGGAGTTGAAGGTTTGTAAGCATCTCTTATAGAGATTAATGTTTTACATTCAAGTGCCTGTGCATTTATGAATAACATTGAAGAATAACATATCATTACATAGTACATAATATTCAACTGTAGGTatcatattatccataatatacacatataacataaatgtgcataaaaatattttatttgtggaTTATGATGCCTGCAACATTCCCCCTCTGCCTACTTCCCTGGATCCTTTCCTGTCACTCCCATATCACAACAGTTTCTTCCCTCCCTGGTACAGAAATCCCCAGTGTGGTCTCCTCTTCACTCTTTATTAACCTGCCCTGCTCCTTCATTCATCTGCTTCCTGTTCCATTATGGTTTCTGGCTCTAAATTTTCCTTGGATGCAAATACAGCCACCACTGAAAGCAAATATTGAGTGAAAGTTCTAGGTTTGCCAGAAACTTCCACGAGAGATTCCCCCACACACATACTCTACTCCTGGCAAATATTTTTGGAGGACTCCATTTGGAAAGATGTTAGGAAGTTTAAAgaagtcttgggctggggatgtggctcaagcggtagcgcgctcgcctggcatgcgtgtggcctgggttcgatcctcagcaccacatacaaataaagatgttgtgtccgccaaaaactaaaaaaaaaaaaaatattaaaaaattcttcctctctctctctttaaaaaaagaagaagaagaagaagaagaagaagaagaagaagaagaagaagaagtcgtCTGAGTAATGTTGTTACTAAAGAGGATAATCAGGAATTGTCTGTGAAATGTTCAGCTAGCAACAAGGGGCTTGGAGTAAGAAAAGGATCACCCAGCATTTACTCAGGCCACAGTCCGAATCTTTATAGTTCTTCTTTCCAGATGAGAGGAGTGAGGGATTGGGAAACTCCAAGTTGTATTTTTACGTGTTTTTGTCCTTGCCTTTAAGGTTTCTGCATCCACCATTTGTGGGAGACTCTGTTTAGGAGAAAGCAAGAAAATCTTACAATTTATGGATTCACCTTGTGGACTTCTCTCTGTGtgcctgtttctctctctctctctctttctcattgcTGAACACCTTTTGAATATTATGACCCTTTCCATTCTTTAGTTATTTCCctatgttctttatttctttggtgtaattttactttttcttctttgttgtTTTATGTTTCATGCACAAAGATTGCTCATTTTAGCTCTGTACTCTCACCTTACCCTGAAAAACCTCTATAACCCCCTCCTGATCATACCCAGAAGTTAATTTATTATGTATTGGAAAATGTTGGAAAACTGAGGCGAAGGAGTCATGGAGCTGGCAGCAAGGGGTTCTATCTcagcctgctcctcctggtccctAAAGATCAGGCCTGGAGAAGCAAGACACAGGGAGACCCCTTGGTGCTGCCCTGGCTCCTTTGGAGCAGCAACAGATCATGGGGGCGGCAGCAACCAGAGAAAACAGGGCTTTGTGAGTGTAGGGAAGAGGAGGTAGCCACACTTCAACCTCCCTGCATATCTTCCTGGGCGCAGAAACACAGTAAATAGAGATCTGCTCCTTATGAGCTGCCAAAGACTCCAGGAACACCTCTGTGCCACTGTTAGGAGCCTCCAAGGAGAAGACTGCATAGAGAACAAGGCTTTCATTTCCTCAGAAATCAAGGGACTATTgattcatgattaaaaaaaaaaaaaggaatgaatctagaaaaataaatatggacaaCCATTCTTCACACTAGGCTGATTTTAGAGTTGAAACTTGATTCTCCTTGGTCAATAGTCTTTCAAGTTTTCTGTATAGGGAGCCATTATACTATTACATTGAGGTCATATAAAAGGTCTATTCTCAACTGATAATTCAACCACAAGATTttaagagaaaggggagaggagatTCTCTCCTGCATACTCTCCTAGACAACACAAGGTCTGGACGGGCTGGAGTAGAGTTGTCATCTTTGGGAATGAGAACAGGAAGCTCAGCAGGTTGCCCTGCAGAGACTTCGTCATGGAATCACTGAGGAACTGAAGGTGATGAGTCAGAGTCCACACGTCTGGGCTACTGTTAAACAGAAAACTGTTTATCAGACAAGCCATTACCTCAACTCTCCCTGAGGTGCTGACCTTGGGTTATTGGTGTATTTAGAATAGTTCGTCCTTCCAGATTAATGATGGTCTTCAAGGAGCTGTCTAACTGCCTACGTGACCTAACACAAATAGTGCTATTGAGAAGTGTGAGTTAATACTTTCAAAGTTTTTAGAACAGTGGTTGGTCTATAGTCAACCTGCAATGAATTTTGGTGGtatcattttaaatataattattagTGGTTTAGTAGTTTCAAAAACAAGACTTTAGGGTTATGTAGTTCCCTGCTTTCAACTCTAGGTTTTTCAAGGTAGTCTTTTCATTGTCTGAGTAGAATTGGAATGTGCAGGCAAGGTCAATATCCACTGTCCTGCAAGACAGGGTGAGTGTGGTGCCTGGTGCCAGGCTGCTGATGGTTGGTGTGACTCCCCTCTCTTCTCCTCAGGGCTGATCACATTTGGATTAAACGAAAGAACAGTTAGTGGCTGGCCTCGCAAAGCTGCAGCAGTCCATTGACCCACACCATCCCGGTCTTTGAGCCTCTGTCAGAAGCATGAAGCATGAAGCATGCCATGGGCACCTGAGCATTGGCCCTCAGTCTTCCCCTCTGCCATGGTCTGGGGCTCAACTCTGCTGCATTGCATGTGGCCAAGTTACACTCTGCCAAAGTCACTTTCTTCTTTCACTTTCATGAAATTAAGACTTCCATTTTTCCCTTTTACCCACAAACTGTCTAATTTTGCCTTTTAGGAAAGTTGAAAtgagaaacaacaaaaaaaaatctgaagttgTGAAAATTGTAGAGAAAAACTGTACAGGCTTTTGCCTTTCTTTTACTTtccattgtttgacttcattatcagAATCTGTTGCAGGAGCAAAAAGACAAAGTTTGCCTGCTAAACCACTATTTAAAAGAATGTAccaaaaatgaaactgaaaaaaattacaaaggaCAGGAAAGAAGACTTTTTCTCCATGACATAATTGTCTGAGTCTCACCACCCTGCACTGTCAAAGCGAGACAGAGACTAAGGAATAATGATCCCCAGTTGAACCATGCTGATTGTGTGACCAACTGAAGGCCATATGTTTCTGTAAGATTAGCTTCACATGAAGGATAGTATCATTCATGAGTGCCCTGTGCCCAGCTGAGAAAATTTGAGAAGGACAGGAATCCTATTTAGTGGAAGAATTGGACAATAAAActgattagaaaaataaatataacttgGCTATTGAAGGTAAAATAATTCTTATTAGATACATCTTCTAACTGTGTTGACAGGACAAACCTTTTCTATCAGCATCTGAGAGCTATTAACTCTTTTGATACCTGGGGAACTGTATTAAGGAAAGAAGATGGTCACTACTGAGAGCTAGGGTCCTTCTGATAAGAACTTTAGGGACAGGGGCAAGGATTTTTAGAGAATATTATTTTGCCATCAAAGAAACAAGTCCCTCTTCAGTAACGGAATCCTTGTGTCATTCAGTTGTGGTTCTTTTTGGACTCAGTCTGATGAATGTGGACTGAAGACACTTTGTCATCTGAAAGCAGAGTGTTACAGTTGTGATAAccaccttgaatccaggaggtgcTGGTGAAATAGCATTGTATTACAGTTAGTGTGTCTGTACTCATAAGCAGCTGAAAAAGACCTGGATTCCTCCCAGGATTATTGGCAGATGGAGGCACACTATAGACCTCAGTAAGAAAATATCAAACAGAAGAGACAATGTCTACATTAACTCTGATCGTGTGGCTCAGTGAAGCATAACCATACAGAACTGCAGGAATATGTTCTAAAAGAAGGGGAACAGAAAGAAGCTCATTCTCCATAATCAGCAGCTTTTGCTGTGAATGAATCAAAGAGCAATCCCCTTCAGATAGAGCTTTACCGCCAGAGATGATCTGGTAAAACATGAACAAATACGAGATTCATAGGTCTGAGGAAGAAGACTCTCTATGAGTAGTGGGGGGAAATATGAATGTTAGGGTAAGGGctaaaaattcatttttagaGCAGAGAAGAGTAatatttacagatgaaaaaagTATGTGtgcatcagagagagagagaggattggaattACAGTCCTGTATAACAACGGGAGGCCACTAGTTTTTTATAACATTGGGTTCTACTACAGGATGATGTCATCAGTGAATCCTCTGTGCCCAGCTCAGAAACTTTGAagataacaaaataaaagtattacacagaaaaattggaaaataagactgtaattagcaaaataaaaattctttgcaTACTGAAGTAAAAATGACTGTTAATAGCCCTCTAGCTACACAGACAGAACAAATCTTTGCTATCAGCCTCTGGTTCTACATACACTTCTATCTTAGGTCAAAGACACTTCCCATTTGACTTCTAAGTATCCATTTGGGTTGGCACATCTGAAATTTACTAGGAAACCCACTTTCTATTGTAAACGCAATAGATTAGGTTGATGTCATCTTGTTGGGCCATCTTCAGAATCatacacaaatgaaaaaaaaagggggagtaGGGAGGAGCAAAAGTGTAGACAAgtgtttagaaaaagaaaattgtgtTCCCTGTTAAAAAGGCATGCACATACAGAGTGTCTTCATAGAACCCAGGGTCTAAGCTTAACACAGACTCCAGATCAGCCAGGATAGCAGCATCctcatttccacatggccctcctgctccctctttttctggcCCCGGTGGTAAGCAGCTATGGCCCTATTGGATATTGGACTGTGACCTGCCTCAGAACTCTGTCCCTCTTAGCAGGAACACCTTTGTGTTCTTGGAACAAGTGAGAAGAATCTTCCCTTCCTTGTGCCTGAAGGACAGAAGGGACTTCAAGTTTCCCTGGGAGATGTGCAGGCAGCCCATTCCAGAAGGTCCAGGCTGTCTCTGTCCTCCAGCATATCTTCAACTTCTTGCACACAGAGTGCTCCTCTGCTGCCTGGAACACCACCCACCTGGGCAAACTCTGCACTGGACACCATGAGCAAGACCTGGAGACTTGCTTCATGCAGACCATGGCAGAGGAAGAATCTGTTCTGGCAAATAAGCCACCAACCCTGGCCTTGGTGAAGTACCAAGGGAATCTGTCTCTATCTGGATGAGAAGAAGTACAGTGATTGTGCCTAGGAGATTGTCATAGAGAAAATCACAACAGCCTTCTTTTTACTGGCAAAGCTACAAAAAATTTTGAGAAGTTAGATGGAGACATTGGGTCTTTAAATGATTCTCCTGGACTAAGCGGCCACATCTCACCTGGATGTGTGCCTTTGGTCATTGCCAAGACTGTTACTTCCACTTTAATCATATTTCATGGTAACTAAATTATTTGTCAGTATATTAAGACCATATATGTTTAAAGGTTTCACCCCAGAGACATCACTACCTGAGAGATATTGCCCTCATGTTATTGATTTGCTTACTTATTCActcattatataatttattcttgCATCTTATTAtacttacaatatatgcatttttCATCTATTTTCTGAAAAGCATTACACCTTTTTTAATTGACTATTGTATTTCCTTATTTACTAAATTCTTGTGAAAGAGAAATTCCTGAAGTTGTTTTCTCTAAACCAAAGTCCAAACTATTTTTTAAGCCAAATTGAAGAATGGATGgtgatatttacttatttatgccaTTCATATCTGATGTATTATATGTACTATGAGTGGCAGACATAAAATTACTATTAAAAAACAGGCAAATAAATCAAAGTTCCTGCTGTGTTGAAGCTCTCAGTCTTACAGGGAAGGAAACATAAAAGCCGTATTTACTTGACTTACATAAAATAATACAAAGTAAAGTAAAGTAAGGAAAACAGTTTCTTTCAACAGGAGGGTCTAAGTGAAATTCTACAGAGGAAAACCTAGTAGATGCCCTAGTAGAGAGCGCAGAAACCTGCAGGTAGATGGTCATAAGTTTCCAGAGAATAACCAATACCAGGGGAGAAGATAGGAATTTAGTATTCCTTCTAGTGGTGTCTAGTGATGAGGATATGGGAATGGATGTGGTCTTGGATGCTCCTCTCCCCAAGAGTCGCCTTCAATTTCCCTCCCTTTGAGTGTGAGCTCATACTAGTGAAGTCTTTAGTTTGGTTGATGTATTGCTCTAATGTCACTGTCTTACTCTCCCACAGTTGTACCATGGTAATGTAAGTTGTTACCATTAAGAGAAGCTAGGCAAGGGAAGAGAGGAACCTGAAACTCGTAAAGGTAACactgtttcaaaacaaaagttAGAAAGAAAAACTCTCAAGATCCTTATTATTAGTGAttaaagtttttttaaatgtattttgttaaagtaattttttcaattcttttccttttcccaaaTGAAGTAAATTTTTTGTCTCTTATAACTGCTTAGAAGATAGTTGTTACTCTTATTCCTTAACCTTTAAAGTTCTGTCAAAGATTCTCCTTGAGCAAACTTCAGTGAGGTGTCCTGAGTCCTCTTTGGCTGTAGGACTGGTTTTGTGGCCCAGCGTCGCCTCATCCGGGAGTCATAAGAATCCTGGTAAGTTGGGTTTATGAGAATCTCCTACCCCTTGATATTGGTCACCCTTGATATCTGATCCAATGTCTTGTATCCTAGACTTCATATCTATCtggtaaagaggcctgcctttacAAGAGTTCTGTTAAGTTGTTTTGGCAAGGATCCCTCTACCCCTGATGTTTTCTGTTAGCAATTTTCCATCTACTGCACCCCATTCTACTTGTTGGCTACAAATGTCAGGCTATCTTTGCTGCTTTGGGAGTTGGACCAAGGAGTTTCTCTCCCATGTTGTGAgtcatattcatatacatataacATATGCATAATTCATATTCAAAGAGTATGAAAAATAAGTGGATCTTAATAATAAAGCATGATTCAGTTTTGCAAGAAATACATCTGATAATAAGTACTTTACATAGTTTAGCTACTTCATTCTTTTAGTTAACTTTATCTATGCTATTTGCTTCTATTAACTTGGAAGAGGGGTACTTTAAAAGTTCCCAttctttgcttctttttttaaaaaatgtatttttataatatataaatatatatttttatgtggtctgaggattgaacccagaacctcacgcatactaggcgagtgctctacctctgagccacaaccccagcacccccccccaaTTCTTTGCTTCTTGTCAGACATGACAAGAAAAATATTGATCTCCCAGTTTATTTTTTAGGGGAAAACTTGATGTGATTACCACTTATGCAATATCCGTAGAAAAtattacaatttcacaaattagcCTTTCTTGTGTGTAAACTTGCTAGTTGGTTGGTGTGTCTTCCATAGCTCTGTGTGAAGAATGGAGTCAGCAAAGCTGAAAACAAACCCTTGACTAGGGATTAATGACTCTTCTTTGAGCCCATACCTGCTTGCTACTTTCCTTTACAACCCTTGAACCATCTAGCCTCTCCTCTCTCCCATCCCAAAATCTCCTTCTTGGCTGTGCTAAATGCAGTTAGTTATTTTTttgtcatctctctctctctctctctctctctctctctctctctctttctccttgaaGAGATATTGCTTTCCTGATGTTTTTATCACATTTGGACGggcatttgtattctttttgtcaCTAGGCATTGCGATGCAAAAGTGAGAACTTTTGCTTTCCATGAAAAAGGGAATAAGAAACAGAACTATCTGGTGTCTTGCATGCTATGCAGAATAACTACATGGCCCATGTACTTTATGGCCTTTACATCCCATTATTGACATTTAGGGAAAAGATAGCTTACTTTGGTTTGGTAAGAACTAATAATGATGGACCTCTGAAGTTTCATTgggaaatctgaaccttaatagaaaaagaaaatttaataaaattaatgacATCTTTTCAATTGTGTTTTCTCATTGTTATATTGGTCATGAGGGTATGAAAATTATTCCTTCGATGTGTGGATAAATCTTATAGTGGTTTGTGATGCTCAAAACCCTACCCTATCTGAGAAAAGCTTATTCCTTTGTATCTCTTCTCAGGATTTTCTGGGTTGGGAATGTGCCTCCCTGGTAGACTGCTCACCTAGCATAGGCAGGATccaggatttgatccccagctctGGGAAAAAGAGATCATTAGGTTTTCTTTTGTATAACATGGGAACCATTGGCTTTGAGTTCATGAAGACAGGCAAAATAAATGCAAGATCATGCTACAAACCTATGACAAATAGATGGCTGGGATTGGAGAACTTGCTAGCTCTCCAGTTTACATCATAAGAACTGGCCTCTGGGTAACAATgagctgccattgtcttccatgtGGACGTTTCTTATTTTTGATCCTTGGTGCTTCTGAACGCATTGTGGGTTTTGAgaataaaacacacaaaaagaaaaatcaaatattattatttaattctaCTGTTATTCAACACATGAATAATATGTCAAGCACTAAAGGGGAGAAAGTATCAATTACCTGAAAATTATCTAGCTGagaatgaagtaaaaaaaatattctccTTGCAGGAAAAACAAAGGAGACtataaataaatgttaagaaatttttttcaataatttataACACTTAAAggcttttaaatatttcattacaTTGCAATTATTTGTTTCAATACATTTTTTAATAAGCACATAAATTTGATACCTTAGAATTTCTGTAAGTAAGTCAATTATATTAAAGTCACTGAGTAAATTTAGTTAGGAAATTAAGTTAAATGCCaatggcttttaaagttaacttttacttggaattgttttttattagagcattataattatacatagtaattGGGTTCATTTTGATACAATCATACATGCAAGGAATTTTATTTCAACCTCCTTTGcccccctcttcctctcctccctccccctattCTCTCTTCTCCACTCTACTAAACTTCTTTTattctacatatacataaaggtgaaatcccTTTGCTACCATTACAAATgaatataacatgattttgttaaattcattccattTATTACCCTttttaccttccttcctccctc
Encoded proteins:
- the LOC143390914 gene encoding interferon alpha-5-like; protein product: MALPLALLLTLVLIICKSTCSLSCDLPQIYNLALTLLEKMRRIPTFSCLNYRKDFAFPQEQLEDEQVQKAQAVAVLHQMTQQVFNLFSTQEASAAWNQTLLDTFLSDLHQQLDDLKDCGTQQVGVEEAPLRAVRKYFHRITVYLKEKKYLPCAWEVVRTEIMKSFSSSANLYGRLRSME
- the Ifnw1 gene encoding LOW QUALITY PROTEIN: interferon omega-1 (The sequence of the model RefSeq protein was modified relative to this genomic sequence to represent the inferred CDS: inserted 5 bases in 3 codons; substituted 1 base at 1 genomic stop codon), producing the protein MALLLPLFLAPVVSSYGPIGXLDCDLPQNSVPLSRNTFVFLEQVRRIFPSLCLKDRRDFKFPWEMXAGSPFQKVQAVSVLQHIFNFLHTECSSAAWNTTHLGKLCTGHHEQDLETCFMQTMAEEESVLANKPPTLALVKYXKGICLYLDEKKYSDCAXEIVIEKITTAFFLLAKLQKILRS